The proteins below come from a single Drosophila teissieri strain GT53w chromosome 3L, Prin_Dtei_1.1, whole genome shotgun sequence genomic window:
- the LOC122618267 gene encoding acidic fibroblast growth factor intracellular-binding protein, whose amino-acid sequence MADVDVFISNYTIVDPEIYQLWIEGFSSSEAVSYLKQKGFGHSMGAPSDLIASDVLDHYRTYSLIELYLNAPTKLMEQSCFQLEPHMRDLITEKYYSIDDVVAREILGKKLSSRYRKDLDEVAEKTCVKLKSVRRQFDNVKRIFKAVEEMPGTLTNNIKQYFFISTDLAKKYACIVFLACLRFETTKKKLQYLSFSDLLTCSHAIMIYWTYTYQHTGPEYYDTEMDKEFLLDLRELRCLLDKEKEIKHLVCMRLKPVLLERAFHELDGNFRSYWRALITIACNLHRNRELRDLFVDLCEKLIDPWRQNGWNREQVNKFLASITQSVLDLEISRDQETRCLWDRYMQVITICLDKMYHI is encoded by the exons atg GCCGATGTGGATGTATTTATAAGTAATTACACAATTGTCGATCCAGAAATTTATCAACTATGGATCGAAGGCTTCTCCT CCAGCGAGGCGGTGTCATATCTAAAACAGAAGGGTTTTGGCCACTCCATGGGCGCTCCCAGCGACCTGATTGCATCAGATGTCCTGGATCACTACCGCACCTATTCCCTAATTGAACTCTACTTAAACGCACCCACCAAGCTGATGGAGCAATCCTGCTTCCAGCTAGAGCCGCATATGCGTGACCTTATCACCGAAAAGTACTACTCTATCGATGATGTGGTGGCTCGTGAAATTCTTGGCAAGAAGCTGTCGTCCCGCTACCGCAAGGACCTCGACGAGGTGGCCGAGAAGACGTGCGTCAAGCTGAAATCGGTTCG CCGGCAATTTGACAACGTAAAACGCATTTTCAAAGCAGTGGAGGAAATGCCAGGCACGTTGACCAACAATATTAAGCAATATTTCTTCATATCCACCGATCTAGCCAA AAAATATGCCTGCATTGTTTTCCTGGCCTGCCTGCGTTTCGAAACGACAAAGAAGAAGTTGCAATATCTGAGCTTCAGTGATTTGTTAACTTGCTCTCATGCAATCATGATCTACTGGACGTACACTTACCAG CACACTGGACCGGAGTACTATGACACCGAAATGGACAAAGAATTTCTCTTGGATTTGCGGGAATTGCGCTGTCTGCTCGATAAGGAAAAGGAGATTAAGCA CCTCGTCTGTATGCGCCTAAAACCAGTTCTTCTTGAGCGCGCCTTTCACGAACTTGATGGAAACTTTCG TTCTTATTGGCGCGCCCTGATCACAATCGCCTGCAATTTGCATCGTAATCGGGAGCTGCGCGATCTTTTTGTCGATCTCTGTGAGAAGCTTATTGACCCTTGGCGTCAGAATGGCTGGAACCGGGAGCAAGTGAATAAATTTTTAGCTTCCATTACTCAAAGCGTTTTGGATCTGGAAATATCAAG GGACCAGGAAACTAGATGTCTTTGGGATCGCTATATGCAGGTCATAACGATATGCTTGGATAAAATGTATCACATTTAA
- the LOC122618262 gene encoding deformed epidermal autoregulatory factor 1 isoform X2 produces the protein MEQVDSSTELHLNRKDLAALAEDVVKEEVILESPSHHHHHHHHQLDTKVRMVTSSSNDNSGSGGASGGTSGAGGGNGGGVVSVPVSLPIGSMITGTTFNVITPDQLPHFKPMLCVDNNGYLSGSTVSMGNDLKTIVIQQQTQPGGGGGGANNAGTNTTATNTIGLNHDGSGSNNSHDSLATLEHAAGGASGVGGGGGGTGGGSSGWSENPSTQHNEVFQIRCKTTCAELYRSKLGSGGRGRCVKYKDKWHTPSEFEHVCGRGSSKDWKRSIKYGGKSLQSLIDEGTLTPHATNCSCTVCCDDEAASGPIRLFTPYKRRKRNQTDLDMESGPKRKRNTHHSNNNNSNTNNNNTSGSGANNCVDVTAAVAAATASVVDENNMFLSEENITSKDEPWAALNDSLDTSTELVDQSQMGNTYERETFVVNINDGSSIAVLDTSQSMKNIEHVYCTMVKATNDFKRLLNDMKQSYERRLEVLQKERDAAVSAMRVQVHADIDDPNISGSLHGNEIISAKKCANCNREALAECSLCRKTPYCSEFCQRKDWNAHQVECTRNPQTTTQQVMLLIDDQS, from the exons ATGGAACAGGTTGACTCCTCCACCGAGCTGCACCTGAATAGGAAAGATCTGGCCGCGCTGGCCGAGGATGTTGTGAAAGAAGAGGTGATATTAGAAAGCCCcagccatcaccatcatcatcatcaccatcag TTGGACACCAAGGTTCGCATGGTCACATCCTCCTCCAACGACAACAGTGGTAGCGGCGGCGCCAGTGGCGGAACAAGCGGAGCGGGCGGAGGCAACGGCGGCGGTGTGGTTTCGGTGCCCGTATCCCTGCCCATCGGATCGATGATAACCGGCACCACCTTTAATGTGATCACGCCCGACCAGCTGCCCCACTTCAAGCCGATGCTGTGCGTCGACAACAATGGCTACCTGTCCGGCAGCACGGTCAGCATGGGCAACGACCTTAAGACGATCGTCATCCAGCAGCAGACACAAccaggcggcggcggtggtggcgccAATAATGCGGGCACCAATACGACCGCCACAAATACGATTGGACTGAACCACGATGGATCCGGGAGCAACAATAGCCACGACAGCCTGGCCACCTTGGAGCACGCCGCGGGCGGAGCGAGTGGTGTTggaggtggcggcggcggaacGGGTGGTGGCTCCTCGGGCTGGTCGGAGAACCCGTCCACCCAGCACAATGAGGTCTTCCAGATCCGCTGCAAAACCACCTGCGCCGAGCTATACCGCAGCAAACTGGGCTCCGGCGGCCGTGGACGCTGTGTGAAGTACAAGGACAAGTGGCATACGCCCAGTGAATTTGAGCATGTTTGTGGCCGGGGTTCCAGCAAGGACTGGAAGCGCTCTATCAAGTATGGCGGCAAATCGCTGCAGTCCCTCATCGACGAGGGTACGCTCACGCCGCACGCGAccaactgcagctgcacgGTCTGTTGCGACGACGAAGCAG CTTCCGGACCTATCCGTCTCTTCACACCGTACAAGCGGCGAAAGCGGAATCAAACCGATCTCGATATGGAGTCTGGACCCAAACGCAAGCGTAACACTCATCatagtaacaacaacaacagtaataccaataacaacaacacaagCGGGAGCGGCGCCAACAACTGTGTGGATGTAACTGcagctgtggctgctgcaacAGCCAGCGTGGTGGACGAGAACAATATGTTCCTATCGGAAGAGAACATCACGTCCAAGGATGAGCCGTGGGCAGCGCTTAACGACAGCCTGGACACCTCCACCGAGCTGGTCGACCAGTCGCAAATGGGCAACACCTACGAACGGGAAACGTTTGTGGTGAACATCAACGATGGATCCTCCATTGCCGTCCTGGACACCAGTCAGTCGATGAAGAACATCGAACACGTGTACTGCACCATGGTCAAGGCGACCAATGACTTCAAACGCCTGCTTAACGACATGAAGCAGTCCTATGAGCGTCGCCTCGAGGTTCTGCAAAAGGAGCGCGATGCGGCGGTCAGCGCGATGCGTGTCCAGGTGCACGCGGACATCGACGATCCAAATATATCAGGCTCCCTGCACGGCAACGAGATCATTTCGGCTAAGAAG TGCGCCAACTGTAACCGCGAAGCATTGGCCGAGTGCTCACTGTGTCGAAAGACGCCGTACTGCTCGGAGTTCTGCCAGCGAAAGGATTGGAATGCTCACCAGGTGGAGTGCACAAGGAATCCACAAACGACAACGCAGCAGGTCATGCTGTTGATCGACGATCAGTCCTAA
- the LOC122618262 gene encoding deformed epidermal autoregulatory factor 1 isoform X1 produces MEQVDSSTELHLNRKDLAALAEDVVKEEVILESPSHHHHHHHHQLDTKVRMVTSSSNDNSGSGGASGGTSGAGGGNGGGVVSVPVSLPIGSMITGTTFNVITPDQLPHFKPMLCVDNNGYLSGSTVSMGNDLKTIVIQQQTQPGGGGGGANNAGTNTTATNTIGLNHDGSGSNNSHDSLATLEHAAGGASGVGGGGGGTGGGSSGWSENPSTQHNEVFQIRCKTTCAELYRSKLGSGGRGRCVKYKDKWHTPSEFEHVCGRGSSKDWKRSIKYGGKSLQSLIDEGTLTPHATNCSCTVCCDDEAGESASGPIRLFTPYKRRKRNQTDLDMESGPKRKRNTHHSNNNNSNTNNNNTSGSGANNCVDVTAAVAAATASVVDENNMFLSEENITSKDEPWAALNDSLDTSTELVDQSQMGNTYERETFVVNINDGSSIAVLDTSQSMKNIEHVYCTMVKATNDFKRLLNDMKQSYERRLEVLQKERDAAVSAMRVQVHADIDDPNISGSLHGNEIISAKKCANCNREALAECSLCRKTPYCSEFCQRKDWNAHQVECTRNPQTTTQQVMLLIDDQS; encoded by the exons ATGGAACAGGTTGACTCCTCCACCGAGCTGCACCTGAATAGGAAAGATCTGGCCGCGCTGGCCGAGGATGTTGTGAAAGAAGAGGTGATATTAGAAAGCCCcagccatcaccatcatcatcatcaccatcag TTGGACACCAAGGTTCGCATGGTCACATCCTCCTCCAACGACAACAGTGGTAGCGGCGGCGCCAGTGGCGGAACAAGCGGAGCGGGCGGAGGCAACGGCGGCGGTGTGGTTTCGGTGCCCGTATCCCTGCCCATCGGATCGATGATAACCGGCACCACCTTTAATGTGATCACGCCCGACCAGCTGCCCCACTTCAAGCCGATGCTGTGCGTCGACAACAATGGCTACCTGTCCGGCAGCACGGTCAGCATGGGCAACGACCTTAAGACGATCGTCATCCAGCAGCAGACACAAccaggcggcggcggtggtggcgccAATAATGCGGGCACCAATACGACCGCCACAAATACGATTGGACTGAACCACGATGGATCCGGGAGCAACAATAGCCACGACAGCCTGGCCACCTTGGAGCACGCCGCGGGCGGAGCGAGTGGTGTTggaggtggcggcggcggaacGGGTGGTGGCTCCTCGGGCTGGTCGGAGAACCCGTCCACCCAGCACAATGAGGTCTTCCAGATCCGCTGCAAAACCACCTGCGCCGAGCTATACCGCAGCAAACTGGGCTCCGGCGGCCGTGGACGCTGTGTGAAGTACAAGGACAAGTGGCATACGCCCAGTGAATTTGAGCATGTTTGTGGCCGGGGTTCCAGCAAGGACTGGAAGCGCTCTATCAAGTATGGCGGCAAATCGCTGCAGTCCCTCATCGACGAGGGTACGCTCACGCCGCACGCGAccaactgcagctgcacgGTCTGTTGCGACGACGAAGCAGGTGAGTCAG CTTCCGGACCTATCCGTCTCTTCACACCGTACAAGCGGCGAAAGCGGAATCAAACCGATCTCGATATGGAGTCTGGACCCAAACGCAAGCGTAACACTCATCatagtaacaacaacaacagtaataccaataacaacaacacaagCGGGAGCGGCGCCAACAACTGTGTGGATGTAACTGcagctgtggctgctgcaacAGCCAGCGTGGTGGACGAGAACAATATGTTCCTATCGGAAGAGAACATCACGTCCAAGGATGAGCCGTGGGCAGCGCTTAACGACAGCCTGGACACCTCCACCGAGCTGGTCGACCAGTCGCAAATGGGCAACACCTACGAACGGGAAACGTTTGTGGTGAACATCAACGATGGATCCTCCATTGCCGTCCTGGACACCAGTCAGTCGATGAAGAACATCGAACACGTGTACTGCACCATGGTCAAGGCGACCAATGACTTCAAACGCCTGCTTAACGACATGAAGCAGTCCTATGAGCGTCGCCTCGAGGTTCTGCAAAAGGAGCGCGATGCGGCGGTCAGCGCGATGCGTGTCCAGGTGCACGCGGACATCGACGATCCAAATATATCAGGCTCCCTGCACGGCAACGAGATCATTTCGGCTAAGAAG TGCGCCAACTGTAACCGCGAAGCATTGGCCGAGTGCTCACTGTGTCGAAAGACGCCGTACTGCTCGGAGTTCTGCCAGCGAAAGGATTGGAATGCTCACCAGGTGGAGTGCACAAGGAATCCACAAACGACAACGCAGCAGGTCATGCTGTTGATCGACGATCAGTCCTAA